A window of Salmo trutta chromosome 5, fSalTru1.1, whole genome shotgun sequence contains these coding sequences:
- the LOC115194108 gene encoding recombining binding protein suppressor of hairless isoform X3 has translation MAPVVTGKFEERPQPQRLTREAMRNYLKERGDQTVLILHAKVAQKSYGNEKRFFCPPPCVYLMGSGWKKKKEQMERDGCSEQESQPCAFIGIGNSDQEMQQLNLEGKNYCTAKTLYISDSDKRKHFMLSVKMFYGNSTDIGVFLSKRIKVISKPSKKKQSLKNADPVCIASGTKVALFNRLRSQTVSTRYLHVEGGNFHASSQQWGAFYIHLLDDEESEGEEFTVRDGYIHYGQTVKLVCSVTGMALPRLIIRKVDKQTALLDADDPVSQLHKCAFYLKDTERMYLCLSQERIIQFQATPCPKEPNKEMINDGASWTIISTDKAEYTFYEGMGPVHSPVTPVPVVESLQLNGGGDVAMLELTGQNFTPNLRVWFGDVEAETMYRCAESMLCVVPDISAFREGWRWVRQPVQVPVTLVRNDGIIYSTTLTFTYTPEPGPRPHCNAAGAILRAGSDRLLTASSNIANNSDANNTYGPNGSNAGVTSSSTAATVVS, from the exons GAAGTTTGAGGAGCGCCCTCAACCACAGCGCTTAACAAG GGAAGCGATGCGGAATTACCTGAAGGAGCGAGGAGACCAAACTGTCCTGATCCTGCATGCGAAAGTTGCACAGAAATCTTATGGCAATGAAAAAAG gttCTTCTGTCCTCCCCCGTGTGTGTACCTGATGGGCTCTGGCtggaagaaaaagaaggagcaaATGGAGAGAGACGGCTGCTCGGAACAGGAGTCTCAGCCCTGTGCCTTCATAGGGATAGGAAACTCTGACCAAGAGATGCAGCAACTCAATCTAGAGGGAAAG aACTATTGCACAGCCAAAACCTTGTACATATCAGACTCCGACAAGAGAAAGCACTTCATGCTGTCCGTCAAGATGTTTTACGGCAACAGCACAGACATCGGCGTCTTCCTCAGCAAGAGAATCAAAGTAATCTCCAAGCCCTCCAAAAAGAAGCAGTCCCTGAAGAACGCAGATC CAGTGTGTATTGCATCGGGGACCAAGGTGGCCCTGTTCAACCGGTTGCGGTCCCAGACGGTCAGCACACGCTACCTACATGTGGAGGGGGGAAACTTTCATGCCAGCTCCCAGCAATGGGGTGCCTTCTACATCCACCTGT TGGATGACGAGGAGTCCGAAGGAGAGGAGTTCACTGTGAGAGATGGCTATATCCACTACGGACAGACGGTCAAACTGGTCTGCTCTGTCACCGGGATGGCCCTGCCACGACTG ATCATCCGTAAAGTGGACAAGCAGACGGCCCTGCTGGATGCAGACGACCCCGTCTCCCAGCTCCACAAGTGTGCCTTCTACCTGAAGGACACAGAGCGCATGTACCTGTGCCTTTCCCAAGAGAGGATCATCCAGTTTCAA GCCACTCCATGCCCAAAGGAACCAAACAAAGAGATGATCAACGACGGAGCGTCCTGGACAATCATCAGCACGGACAAGGCTGAGTACACCTTCTACGAGGGCATGGGCCCCGTCCACTCGCCTGTCACCCCCGTGCCTGTGGTCGAGAGTTTACAG cTAAACGGTGGTGGGGATGTGGCCATGCTGGAGCTGACGGGACAGAACTTCACTCCAAACCTGAGGGTCTGGTTTGGAGACGTCGAGGCAGAGACCATGTACAG GTGTGCGGAGAGCATGCTGTGCGTGGTGCCCGACATCTCTGCCTTCCGCGAGGGCTGGCGCTGGGTGCGGCAGCCGGTGCAGGTACCCGTCACGCTGGTGCGAAACGACGGGATCATCTActccaccacactcaccttcACCTACACGCCGGAGCCCGGGCCGCGGCCGCACTGCAACGCTGCCGGAGCCATCCTGCGGGCGGGCAGCGACCGCCTGCTCACGGCTAGCAGCAACATCGCTAACAACAGCGACGCTAACAACACCTACGGCCCCAACGGCTCCAACGCAGGAGTCACGTCCTCTTCCACGGCCGCCACTGTGgtgtcctaa
- the LOC115194108 gene encoding recombining binding protein suppressor of hairless isoform X1: protein MRGHGQTAKASLLDMYDEILVENEMTEQMNNETAQEAMRNYLKERGDQTVLILHAKVAQKSYGNEKRFFCPPPCVYLMGSGWKKKKEQMERDGCSEQESQPCAFIGIGNSDQEMQQLNLEGKNYCTAKTLYISDSDKRKHFMLSVKMFYGNSTDIGVFLSKRIKVISKPSKKKQSLKNADPVCIASGTKVALFNRLRSQTVSTRYLHVEGGNFHASSQQWGAFYIHLLDDEESEGEEFTVRDGYIHYGQTVKLVCSVTGMALPRLIIRKVDKQTALLDADDPVSQLHKCAFYLKDTERMYLCLSQERIIQFQATPCPKEPNKEMINDGASWTIISTDKAEYTFYEGMGPVHSPVTPVPVVESLQLNGGGDVAMLELTGQNFTPNLRVWFGDVEAETMYRCAESMLCVVPDISAFREGWRWVRQPVQVPVTLVRNDGIIYSTTLTFTYTPEPGPRPHCNAAGAILRAGSDRLLTASSNIANNSDANNTYGPNGSNAGVTSSSTAATVVS from the exons atGAGAGGCCACGGACAAACAGCTAAagcttcactgcttgacatgtatgatgaaatcctggttgagaatgaaatgactgaacaaatgaacaacgaaacagcaca GGAAGCGATGCGGAATTACCTGAAGGAGCGAGGAGACCAAACTGTCCTGATCCTGCATGCGAAAGTTGCACAGAAATCTTATGGCAATGAAAAAAG gttCTTCTGTCCTCCCCCGTGTGTGTACCTGATGGGCTCTGGCtggaagaaaaagaaggagcaaATGGAGAGAGACGGCTGCTCGGAACAGGAGTCTCAGCCCTGTGCCTTCATAGGGATAGGAAACTCTGACCAAGAGATGCAGCAACTCAATCTAGAGGGAAAG aACTATTGCACAGCCAAAACCTTGTACATATCAGACTCCGACAAGAGAAAGCACTTCATGCTGTCCGTCAAGATGTTTTACGGCAACAGCACAGACATCGGCGTCTTCCTCAGCAAGAGAATCAAAGTAATCTCCAAGCCCTCCAAAAAGAAGCAGTCCCTGAAGAACGCAGATC CAGTGTGTATTGCATCGGGGACCAAGGTGGCCCTGTTCAACCGGTTGCGGTCCCAGACGGTCAGCACACGCTACCTACATGTGGAGGGGGGAAACTTTCATGCCAGCTCCCAGCAATGGGGTGCCTTCTACATCCACCTGT TGGATGACGAGGAGTCCGAAGGAGAGGAGTTCACTGTGAGAGATGGCTATATCCACTACGGACAGACGGTCAAACTGGTCTGCTCTGTCACCGGGATGGCCCTGCCACGACTG ATCATCCGTAAAGTGGACAAGCAGACGGCCCTGCTGGATGCAGACGACCCCGTCTCCCAGCTCCACAAGTGTGCCTTCTACCTGAAGGACACAGAGCGCATGTACCTGTGCCTTTCCCAAGAGAGGATCATCCAGTTTCAA GCCACTCCATGCCCAAAGGAACCAAACAAAGAGATGATCAACGACGGAGCGTCCTGGACAATCATCAGCACGGACAAGGCTGAGTACACCTTCTACGAGGGCATGGGCCCCGTCCACTCGCCTGTCACCCCCGTGCCTGTGGTCGAGAGTTTACAG cTAAACGGTGGTGGGGATGTGGCCATGCTGGAGCTGACGGGACAGAACTTCACTCCAAACCTGAGGGTCTGGTTTGGAGACGTCGAGGCAGAGACCATGTACAG GTGTGCGGAGAGCATGCTGTGCGTGGTGCCCGACATCTCTGCCTTCCGCGAGGGCTGGCGCTGGGTGCGGCAGCCGGTGCAGGTACCCGTCACGCTGGTGCGAAACGACGGGATCATCTActccaccacactcaccttcACCTACACGCCGGAGCCCGGGCCGCGGCCGCACTGCAACGCTGCCGGAGCCATCCTGCGGGCGGGCAGCGACCGCCTGCTCACGGCTAGCAGCAACATCGCTAACAACAGCGACGCTAACAACACCTACGGCCCCAACGGCTCCAACGCAGGAGTCACGTCCTCTTCCACGGCCGCCACTGTGgtgtcctaa
- the LOC115194108 gene encoding recombining binding protein suppressor of hairless isoform X2, giving the protein MRGHGQTAKASLLDMYDEILVENEMTEQMNNETAQEAMRNYLKERGDQTVLILHAKVAQKSYGNEKRFFCPPPCVYLMGSGWKKKKEQMERDGCSEQESQPCAFIGIGNSDQEMQQLNLEGKNYCTAKTLYISDSDKRKHFMLSVKMFYGNSTDIGVFLSKRIKVISKPSKKKQSLKNADLCIASGTKVALFNRLRSQTVSTRYLHVEGGNFHASSQQWGAFYIHLLDDEESEGEEFTVRDGYIHYGQTVKLVCSVTGMALPRLIIRKVDKQTALLDADDPVSQLHKCAFYLKDTERMYLCLSQERIIQFQATPCPKEPNKEMINDGASWTIISTDKAEYTFYEGMGPVHSPVTPVPVVESLQLNGGGDVAMLELTGQNFTPNLRVWFGDVEAETMYRCAESMLCVVPDISAFREGWRWVRQPVQVPVTLVRNDGIIYSTTLTFTYTPEPGPRPHCNAAGAILRAGSDRLLTASSNIANNSDANNTYGPNGSNAGVTSSSTAATVVS; this is encoded by the exons atGAGAGGCCACGGACAAACAGCTAAagcttcactgcttgacatgtatgatgaaatcctggttgagaatgaaatgactgaacaaatgaacaacgaaacagcaca GGAAGCGATGCGGAATTACCTGAAGGAGCGAGGAGACCAAACTGTCCTGATCCTGCATGCGAAAGTTGCACAGAAATCTTATGGCAATGAAAAAAG gttCTTCTGTCCTCCCCCGTGTGTGTACCTGATGGGCTCTGGCtggaagaaaaagaaggagcaaATGGAGAGAGACGGCTGCTCGGAACAGGAGTCTCAGCCCTGTGCCTTCATAGGGATAGGAAACTCTGACCAAGAGATGCAGCAACTCAATCTAGAGGGAAAG aACTATTGCACAGCCAAAACCTTGTACATATCAGACTCCGACAAGAGAAAGCACTTCATGCTGTCCGTCAAGATGTTTTACGGCAACAGCACAGACATCGGCGTCTTCCTCAGCAAGAGAATCAAAGTAATCTCCAAGCCCTCCAAAAAGAAGCAGTCCCTGAAGAACGCAGATC TGTGTATTGCATCGGGGACCAAGGTGGCCCTGTTCAACCGGTTGCGGTCCCAGACGGTCAGCACACGCTACCTACATGTGGAGGGGGGAAACTTTCATGCCAGCTCCCAGCAATGGGGTGCCTTCTACATCCACCTGT TGGATGACGAGGAGTCCGAAGGAGAGGAGTTCACTGTGAGAGATGGCTATATCCACTACGGACAGACGGTCAAACTGGTCTGCTCTGTCACCGGGATGGCCCTGCCACGACTG ATCATCCGTAAAGTGGACAAGCAGACGGCCCTGCTGGATGCAGACGACCCCGTCTCCCAGCTCCACAAGTGTGCCTTCTACCTGAAGGACACAGAGCGCATGTACCTGTGCCTTTCCCAAGAGAGGATCATCCAGTTTCAA GCCACTCCATGCCCAAAGGAACCAAACAAAGAGATGATCAACGACGGAGCGTCCTGGACAATCATCAGCACGGACAAGGCTGAGTACACCTTCTACGAGGGCATGGGCCCCGTCCACTCGCCTGTCACCCCCGTGCCTGTGGTCGAGAGTTTACAG cTAAACGGTGGTGGGGATGTGGCCATGCTGGAGCTGACGGGACAGAACTTCACTCCAAACCTGAGGGTCTGGTTTGGAGACGTCGAGGCAGAGACCATGTACAG GTGTGCGGAGAGCATGCTGTGCGTGGTGCCCGACATCTCTGCCTTCCGCGAGGGCTGGCGCTGGGTGCGGCAGCCGGTGCAGGTACCCGTCACGCTGGTGCGAAACGACGGGATCATCTActccaccacactcaccttcACCTACACGCCGGAGCCCGGGCCGCGGCCGCACTGCAACGCTGCCGGAGCCATCCTGCGGGCGGGCAGCGACCGCCTGCTCACGGCTAGCAGCAACATCGCTAACAACAGCGACGCTAACAACACCTACGGCCCCAACGGCTCCAACGCAGGAGTCACGTCCTCTTCCACGGCCGCCACTGTGgtgtcctaa
- the LOC115194108 gene encoding suppressor of hairless protein homolog isoform X4, whose product MRNYLKERGDQTVLILHAKVAQKSYGNEKRFFCPPPCVYLMGSGWKKKKEQMERDGCSEQESQPCAFIGIGNSDQEMQQLNLEGKNYCTAKTLYISDSDKRKHFMLSVKMFYGNSTDIGVFLSKRIKVISKPSKKKQSLKNADPVCIASGTKVALFNRLRSQTVSTRYLHVEGGNFHASSQQWGAFYIHLLDDEESEGEEFTVRDGYIHYGQTVKLVCSVTGMALPRLIIRKVDKQTALLDADDPVSQLHKCAFYLKDTERMYLCLSQERIIQFQATPCPKEPNKEMINDGASWTIISTDKAEYTFYEGMGPVHSPVTPVPVVESLQLNGGGDVAMLELTGQNFTPNLRVWFGDVEAETMYRCAESMLCVVPDISAFREGWRWVRQPVQVPVTLVRNDGIIYSTTLTFTYTPEPGPRPHCNAAGAILRAGSDRLLTASSNIANNSDANNTYGPNGSNAGVTSSSTAATVVS is encoded by the exons ATGCGGAATTACCTGAAGGAGCGAGGAGACCAAACTGTCCTGATCCTGCATGCGAAAGTTGCACAGAAATCTTATGGCAATGAAAAAAG gttCTTCTGTCCTCCCCCGTGTGTGTACCTGATGGGCTCTGGCtggaagaaaaagaaggagcaaATGGAGAGAGACGGCTGCTCGGAACAGGAGTCTCAGCCCTGTGCCTTCATAGGGATAGGAAACTCTGACCAAGAGATGCAGCAACTCAATCTAGAGGGAAAG aACTATTGCACAGCCAAAACCTTGTACATATCAGACTCCGACAAGAGAAAGCACTTCATGCTGTCCGTCAAGATGTTTTACGGCAACAGCACAGACATCGGCGTCTTCCTCAGCAAGAGAATCAAAGTAATCTCCAAGCCCTCCAAAAAGAAGCAGTCCCTGAAGAACGCAGATC CAGTGTGTATTGCATCGGGGACCAAGGTGGCCCTGTTCAACCGGTTGCGGTCCCAGACGGTCAGCACACGCTACCTACATGTGGAGGGGGGAAACTTTCATGCCAGCTCCCAGCAATGGGGTGCCTTCTACATCCACCTGT TGGATGACGAGGAGTCCGAAGGAGAGGAGTTCACTGTGAGAGATGGCTATATCCACTACGGACAGACGGTCAAACTGGTCTGCTCTGTCACCGGGATGGCCCTGCCACGACTG ATCATCCGTAAAGTGGACAAGCAGACGGCCCTGCTGGATGCAGACGACCCCGTCTCCCAGCTCCACAAGTGTGCCTTCTACCTGAAGGACACAGAGCGCATGTACCTGTGCCTTTCCCAAGAGAGGATCATCCAGTTTCAA GCCACTCCATGCCCAAAGGAACCAAACAAAGAGATGATCAACGACGGAGCGTCCTGGACAATCATCAGCACGGACAAGGCTGAGTACACCTTCTACGAGGGCATGGGCCCCGTCCACTCGCCTGTCACCCCCGTGCCTGTGGTCGAGAGTTTACAG cTAAACGGTGGTGGGGATGTGGCCATGCTGGAGCTGACGGGACAGAACTTCACTCCAAACCTGAGGGTCTGGTTTGGAGACGTCGAGGCAGAGACCATGTACAG GTGTGCGGAGAGCATGCTGTGCGTGGTGCCCGACATCTCTGCCTTCCGCGAGGGCTGGCGCTGGGTGCGGCAGCCGGTGCAGGTACCCGTCACGCTGGTGCGAAACGACGGGATCATCTActccaccacactcaccttcACCTACACGCCGGAGCCCGGGCCGCGGCCGCACTGCAACGCTGCCGGAGCCATCCTGCGGGCGGGCAGCGACCGCCTGCTCACGGCTAGCAGCAACATCGCTAACAACAGCGACGCTAACAACACCTACGGCCCCAACGGCTCCAACGCAGGAGTCACGTCCTCTTCCACGGCCGCCACTGTGgtgtcctaa